A single window of Pseudoduganella plicata DNA harbors:
- a CDS encoding efflux RND transporter permease subunit: MSLSELSIRRPVMVVLLSLTLILAGVLAYLKIPVAALPSYNTPVINVSADLPGASPDTMASSVALPLEKQFSTIAGLQMITSTSTQGNTSLTLEFDSSIDVNEAAVDVQAALLRAQRQLPQEMTDLPSYRKINPADAPVLFMAMNSPSLSLSELNDYAENLIAPSLSTLPGVAQVTVNGQKRFAVRIRAKSDLLNARDLTLAEVQAAVRNANANTPLGVLDGPSQTLTIQGSPQMMKASEFRDLIIAVRNGEPVRLKDVATVEDSFQSIKSFGSYNGERAIVLLVQRQPDANTVQVVDGVKALLPRFKAQLPESINIALVNDRSVSIREALHDVNLTLALTIVLVVLVIFLFLRRAAATFIPAVTMPISLLGALALLYAFGYSLDNISLLGITLAVGLVVDDAIVVLENIVRHIEHGKKPLQAALIGAREMGFTIVSISISLVAVFIPIFFMPGVMGLMFHEFAVVVALSVLVSAAVSLTLVPMLASRFLPADSHETSGDDSFIGRHFEAGFMKVRNGYARTLDMALRHRFVVLGIAVGTFALTIVMYSAIPKGFFPEEDIGQIRINTEASEDISSAAMLGLQERVAALIRADRNVKDVVSFTGGGNTGRMFVVLKDRSERDKMPQVLESLRKATREVAGIAVYMSPVQNLQLGGRPSKSRYQYTLQSVSPDALSEWAERYLERMRSDPDFRDVTSDSQNKGLQASLKIDRDKANNLGVALSDIRTALYLAFGERQVSTIYSSAASYYVILEAADEDRRFEDALTKVSVRNTSGQLVKLSSFATVERTVGPTAVNHQGQLQAITLSFNLAPDVPLGNATAKIDAMGQEFGLPPSIITTYGGDAAVFQSSQSSQVILIVAALGVIYVLLGVLYESYIHPLTILAGLPSAAVGALLTLWIFKMDLTMIAIIGILMLIGIVKKNAIMMIDFALQLQREEGKPPVEAIREACILRFRPILMTTLAALMGALPIALGLGAGAELRQPLGLAVCGGLIFSQVITLYITPVIYLFLDKYSGTGPMSDSDLDDSEPPLGQQPVELKAVNLSKH; this comes from the coding sequence ATGAGCCTGTCCGAGCTTTCCATCCGGCGCCCCGTCATGGTGGTGCTGCTGTCGCTGACCCTGATCCTGGCCGGCGTGCTGGCCTATCTGAAGATACCCGTCGCGGCTCTGCCCAGCTACAACACACCTGTCATCAACGTCAGCGCGGATCTGCCTGGCGCCAGCCCGGACACGATGGCGTCGTCCGTGGCGCTGCCGCTGGAAAAGCAGTTCTCGACGATTGCCGGCCTGCAGATGATCACGTCGACAAGCACGCAGGGCAACACGTCGCTCACGCTGGAGTTCGATTCCAGCATCGACGTCAATGAGGCAGCGGTAGACGTGCAGGCGGCGCTGCTGCGCGCCCAGCGCCAGCTGCCGCAGGAAATGACGGACCTGCCGTCGTACCGCAAGATCAACCCGGCCGACGCGCCCGTGCTGTTCATGGCGATGAATTCGCCATCGCTGTCGCTGTCCGAACTGAACGACTACGCGGAAAACCTGATCGCGCCCAGCCTGTCCACATTGCCTGGCGTGGCCCAGGTCACGGTCAACGGCCAAAAAAGATTCGCGGTGCGCATCCGCGCGAAATCGGACCTGCTCAATGCCCGCGACCTGACCCTCGCGGAGGTGCAGGCGGCCGTGCGCAACGCCAACGCCAACACGCCGCTGGGCGTGCTGGACGGGCCGTCGCAGACGCTGACGATCCAGGGCAGCCCGCAGATGATGAAGGCGTCGGAGTTCCGCGACCTGATCATCGCCGTGCGCAATGGCGAACCGGTGCGCCTGAAGGATGTCGCCACCGTCGAGGACAGCTTCCAGTCCATCAAGTCGTTCGGCAGCTATAACGGCGAGCGCGCCATCGTGCTGCTGGTGCAGCGCCAGCCCGATGCGAACACGGTGCAGGTCGTCGATGGCGTCAAGGCGCTGCTGCCGCGCTTCAAGGCGCAATTGCCCGAGTCAATCAATATCGCCCTCGTCAACGACCGTTCCGTGTCGATCCGCGAGGCGCTGCATGACGTCAATCTGACCCTGGCGCTGACGATCGTGCTGGTCGTGCTCGTCATTTTCCTGTTCCTGCGCCGCGCTGCCGCCACGTTCATCCCCGCCGTGACGATGCCGATCTCGCTCCTGGGCGCGCTCGCGCTGCTGTACGCATTCGGCTACAGCCTGGACAACATCTCGCTGCTGGGCATCACGCTGGCCGTCGGTCTGGTTGTCGACGATGCCATTGTCGTGCTGGAAAACATCGTGCGGCACATCGAGCATGGCAAGAAGCCGCTGCAGGCAGCGCTGATCGGCGCGCGCGAGATGGGCTTCACCATCGTCTCGATCTCGATCTCGCTGGTGGCCGTTTTCATTCCCATCTTCTTCATGCCGGGCGTGATGGGCCTGATGTTCCATGAATTCGCCGTCGTGGTGGCGCTGTCCGTGCTGGTGTCCGCCGCCGTGTCGCTGACGCTGGTGCCGATGCTGGCATCGCGCTTCCTGCCGGCCGACTCGCATGAAACGTCCGGTGACGACAGCTTTATCGGCCGCCACTTCGAAGCCGGCTTCATGAAGGTGCGCAACGGCTACGCGCGCACGCTGGACATGGCGCTGCGCCACCGCTTCGTGGTGCTGGGCATTGCTGTTGGCACGTTCGCATTGACGATCGTCATGTACAGCGCGATCCCGAAAGGCTTTTTCCCCGAAGAAGACATCGGCCAGATCCGCATCAACACGGAGGCATCCGAAGACATCTCGTCGGCTGCGATGCTGGGGTTGCAGGAGAGGGTGGCGGCGCTGATCCGCGCCGACCGCAACGTCAAGGACGTCGTCTCGTTCACGGGCGGTGGCAACACGGGCCGCATGTTTGTCGTGCTGAAAGACCGTTCCGAGCGCGACAAGATGCCGCAGGTGCTGGAAAGCCTGCGCAAGGCGACGCGCGAGGTGGCCGGCATTGCCGTCTACATGTCGCCGGTGCAGAACCTGCAGCTGGGCGGACGGCCGTCGAAGAGCCGCTATCAGTACACGCTGCAATCGGTCAGCCCGGATGCGCTCAGCGAGTGGGCCGAGCGCTATCTTGAGCGCATGCGTTCGGACCCGGACTTCCGCGACGTGACGAGCGATTCGCAGAACAAGGGCCTGCAGGCGTCGCTCAAGATCGACCGCGACAAGGCCAACAATCTGGGCGTCGCGCTCAGCGATATCCGTACGGCGCTGTACCTGGCGTTCGGCGAGCGCCAGGTGTCGACGATTTATTCGTCCGCGGCCAGCTATTACGTGATCCTCGAAGCTGCCGACGAGGACCGCCGCTTCGAGGACGCTTTGACGAAGGTGTCCGTGCGGAATACGTCCGGGCAGCTGGTGAAACTGTCCAGCTTCGCGACCGTCGAGCGCACGGTGGGCCCAACGGCCGTCAACCACCAGGGCCAGCTGCAGGCGATTACGCTGTCGTTCAACCTGGCGCCAGACGTACCGCTGGGTAACGCCACGGCCAAGATCGACGCGATGGGCCAGGAATTCGGGCTGCCGCCGTCGATCATCACCACGTATGGCGGCGACGCTGCCGTGTTCCAGAGCTCGCAAAGCAGCCAGGTCATCCTGATCGTGGCCGCGCTGGGCGTCATCTACGTGCTGCTGGGCGTACTGTACGAAAGCTATATTCACCCGCTTACCATTCTTGCCGGCTTGCCGTCGGCCGCCGTGGGCGCGCTGCTGACGTTATGGATCTTCAAGATGGACCTGACGATGATCGCCATTATCGGCATCCTGATGCTGATCGGTATCGTCAAGAAAAACGCCATCATGATGATCGACTTCGCGCTGCAGTTGCAGCGGGAGGAGGGCAAGCCGCCGGTGGAAGCGATCCGCGAAGCGTGCATCCTGCGTTTCCGGCCGATCCTGATGACGACGCTGGCAGCGCTGATGGGCGCGCTGCCGATCGCGCTGGGCCTGGGCGCCGGCGCCGAGCTGCGCCAGCCGCTGGGCCTGGCCGTCTGCGGCGGCCTGATCTTCTCGCAGGTCATCACCTTGTACATCACGCCGGTGATCTATCTGTTCCTGGACAAGTACAGCGGCACGGGCCCGATGAGCGACAGCGACCTGGACGACAGCGAACCCCCGTTGGGCCAACAGCCGGTGGAGCTGAAAGCCGTGAACCTGTCGAAGCACTGA
- a CDS encoding CatA-like O-acetyltransferase, which yields MNNFERRRDRFEMFDGMDSPALNLTFTLELPDFRPWCREEGLAPFHVLLCAVLRSTLKVENFRYRVLDGDVLRIDRLRPSFTVTNANNDVNFAQFEWTDDLREFVARGRAAGAAASAMTELNRFYRAMTPRECRDQVFITCIPWLDFTSIQHPTAALDNPDIPSIAWGKFRDAPGGRLQLPFSVQAHHGFVDGFHIHQLAQQIERELTGFMA from the coding sequence ATGAACAATTTTGAACGGCGGCGCGACCGCTTCGAGATGTTTGACGGGATGGACAGTCCCGCCCTCAATCTCACATTTACGCTGGAGCTGCCCGACTTCCGGCCATGGTGCAGGGAAGAAGGGCTGGCGCCGTTCCACGTGCTGCTGTGCGCGGTGCTGCGCTCGACGTTGAAGGTGGAAAATTTCCGCTACCGCGTGCTCGATGGCGACGTGCTGCGCATCGACCGGCTGCGGCCGTCGTTTACCGTCACCAATGCGAACAACGACGTCAATTTCGCCCAGTTCGAATGGACGGATGACCTGCGCGAGTTTGTCGCCCGTGGCCGGGCGGCCGGCGCCGCGGCTTCCGCAATGACCGAGCTGAACCGTTTTTACCGCGCCATGACGCCGCGCGAGTGCCGCGACCAGGTTTTTATCACGTGCATTCCATGGCTGGACTTCACGTCCATCCAGCATCCCACGGCGGCGCTGGACAACCCGGACATTCCATCGATCGCCTGGGGCAAATTCCGCGACGCACCGGGCGGGCGGTTGCAACTGCCGTTCTCGGTGCAGGCCCACCACGGTTTCGTCGACGGGTTCCACATCCACCAGCTGGCGCAGCAGATCGAACGGGAACTGACCGGGTTCATGGCATAA
- a CDS encoding MFS transporter produces MNSTSISRGMVTLLAAAAGLIVANLYYAQTLVGPISAATGLSPAAAGLIVTLTQVGYTLGLLFVVPLGDLLENRRLIVVALGVASVALLAAAFATSAAVFLAAALAIGLSSVAAQVLVPFAAHLSSEAERGHTVGKVVSGLLLGVMLARPAASLVADHASWHVVFGGAAVLIALLAVVLRFKLPQRVPQAALSYPKLIGSLWTLFATTPILRRRAAYHAGLFGAFSLFWTVVPQVLAGPAFGLSQSAIAVFALVGMAGAVASPIAGKLADKGHSTIATAVALILGIAGFALPLLVPGSHAFALAVLVAASIVLDMGVAGNLVLGQRAIFMLGHEVRSRLNGLYFAAFFAGGAAGSALGGWVYAQYGWHAALLAGMALPALALIYWISEALPERKAA; encoded by the coding sequence ATGAATTCAACTTCCATTTCACGCGGCATGGTCACACTGCTGGCCGCTGCGGCCGGGCTGATCGTCGCCAACCTGTACTACGCGCAGACGCTGGTCGGCCCCATCAGCGCCGCGACGGGCCTTTCACCAGCCGCGGCCGGGTTGATCGTCACGCTGACGCAGGTCGGCTATACCCTGGGGCTGCTGTTTGTCGTGCCGCTGGGCGACCTGCTGGAAAACCGCCGGCTGATCGTCGTGGCGCTGGGCGTGGCGTCGGTGGCGCTGCTGGCTGCGGCTTTCGCCACCAGTGCAGCCGTGTTCCTGGCGGCGGCGCTGGCCATCGGCCTGTCGTCGGTGGCGGCGCAGGTACTGGTACCGTTTGCCGCGCACCTGTCCAGCGAGGCCGAACGGGGCCACACGGTGGGCAAGGTCGTCAGCGGACTGCTGCTGGGCGTGATGCTGGCGCGGCCCGCCGCCAGCCTGGTTGCCGATCATGCCAGCTGGCACGTCGTATTTGGCGGCGCCGCCGTGCTGATTGCGCTGCTGGCGGTCGTGTTGCGCTTCAAACTGCCGCAGCGCGTGCCGCAAGCCGCCCTGTCGTACCCAAAACTGATTGGCTCGCTGTGGACACTGTTTGCCACGACGCCCATCCTGCGGCGCCGTGCGGCCTATCACGCCGGCCTGTTCGGTGCGTTCAGCCTGTTCTGGACTGTCGTGCCGCAGGTGCTGGCCGGACCCGCGTTCGGGCTGTCGCAGTCGGCGATTGCCGTCTTCGCGCTGGTCGGCATGGCCGGCGCGGTGGCCTCGCCCATTGCCGGCAAGCTCGCCGACAAGGGGCACAGCACTATTGCCACGGCGGTCGCGTTAATCCTCGGTATTGCCGGCTTCGCGCTGCCGCTCCTGGTGCCGGGCTCGCATGCCTTCGCGCTGGCCGTGCTGGTGGCCGCGTCGATCGTGCTGGACATGGGCGTCGCCGGCAACCTGGTGCTGGGCCAGCGTGCCATCTTCATGCTGGGCCACGAAGTGCGCAGTCGGCTCAACGGCCTGTATTTCGCCGCGTTCTTTGCCGGCGGCGCTGCCGGCTCCGCCCTGGGTGGCTGGGTGTATGCGCAGTACGGCTGGCATGCTGCACTGCTGGCGGGGATGGCGCTGCCGGCACTGGCCTTGATCTATTGGATCAGTGAGGCGCTGCCGGAGCGCAAGGCGGCGTAA
- a CDS encoding LysR family transcriptional regulator — protein MDKVKAMQTFVRIVEANSFTKAAETLGLPRAALTATIQKLEAYLGTTLLLRTTRKLALTSDGAEYYEQCVQILAAIDVAEQGFRCAASATPRGTLRIELPGAVGRNVILPRLGAFQAAYPEVSLTISLADRLADLTQEGVDCALRVGALQDCALVGRQMGSMRFVTCASPAYLAKHGTPRSIADLRTHRGIVHFSGRTGRPFDWDFVVEDGRVETAQVGGPVAIDDADANVICALQGIGITQAAAYQVRAHLESGALVELLGETPPVPMPVSLLYPKGRMATAKVRVFAEWVAGVLADEPDF, from the coding sequence ATGGACAAGGTCAAGGCCATGCAGACGTTCGTCCGGATCGTCGAGGCGAACAGTTTTACCAAAGCGGCTGAGACGCTGGGGCTGCCCCGCGCCGCGCTGACCGCAACGATCCAGAAGCTGGAGGCGTATCTCGGCACGACGCTGCTGCTGCGCACCACGCGCAAGTTGGCACTGACCAGCGACGGCGCCGAATACTACGAGCAATGCGTGCAGATCCTCGCCGCCATCGACGTGGCGGAGCAGGGGTTTCGCTGTGCGGCGTCCGCGACGCCGCGCGGCACCCTGCGCATCGAGCTGCCGGGCGCCGTCGGCCGCAACGTCATCCTCCCCCGGCTGGGCGCTTTCCAGGCGGCGTATCCCGAAGTGTCGCTGACGATCAGCCTGGCCGACCGCCTGGCCGACCTGACCCAGGAAGGCGTCGACTGCGCACTGCGGGTCGGCGCCTTGCAGGATTGTGCGCTGGTCGGGCGGCAGATGGGCAGCATGCGTTTCGTGACGTGCGCGTCGCCCGCCTATCTCGCCAAGCACGGCACGCCGCGCAGCATTGCCGACCTGCGCACGCACCGCGGCATCGTTCACTTCTCGGGACGCACGGGGCGGCCGTTCGACTGGGATTTCGTGGTGGAGGATGGCCGCGTGGAAACGGCGCAGGTGGGCGGCCCCGTCGCCATCGACGATGCCGACGCCAACGTCATCTGCGCCTTGCAGGGCATCGGCATCACGCAGGCGGCGGCGTACCAGGTGCGGGCGCACCTTGAAAGCGGGGCGCTGGTGGAGCTGCTGGGGGAGACGCCACCCGTGCCGATGCCGGTGTCGCTGCTGTATCCGAAAGGGCGGATGGCGACGGCGAAGGTGCGGGTGTTTGCGGAGTGGGTGGCGGGGGTGCTGGCGGACGAGCCGGATTTCTGA
- the hemB gene encoding porphobilinogen synthase yields the protein MHSPHFSAQFPAMRMRRMRRDPFSRALMRENVVTPADLIYPVFILEGTNVREPVLSMPGVERVSVDLLLKVAEECVNLGIPVLALFPVIDASLKTPDGVEATNPEGLVPRAVRELKARFPELGILTDVALDPYTSHGQDGLIDDNGYVINDITTEMLVRQAMAQADAGVDVVAPSDMMDGRIGAIRQALEEKNHIHTRIMAYSAKYASAFYGPFRDAVGSAKNLGKGDKNQYQMDPANSDEALREVAGDLQEGADMVMVKPGMPYLDIVRRVKDEFKVPTFAYQVSGEYAMIKAAAQNGWLDHDKVMMEAMLAFKRAGADGVLTYFAIDIARKLKQG from the coding sequence ATGCACAGCCCTCACTTCTCCGCCCAGTTCCCTGCCATGCGCATGCGCCGCATGCGCCGTGATCCGTTCTCGCGCGCCCTGATGCGCGAGAACGTCGTCACCCCCGCCGATCTGATCTACCCGGTTTTCATCCTGGAAGGCACGAACGTGCGCGAGCCGGTGCTGTCGATGCCGGGCGTGGAGCGAGTGTCGGTGGACCTGCTGCTGAAGGTGGCCGAGGAGTGCGTCAACCTGGGCATCCCCGTGCTGGCACTGTTCCCGGTGATCGACGCATCGCTGAAGACGCCGGACGGCGTGGAAGCGACCAACCCTGAAGGCCTGGTGCCGCGCGCCGTACGCGAGCTGAAGGCGCGCTTCCCGGAGCTGGGCATCCTGACGGACGTGGCGCTCGACCCGTACACGAGCCACGGCCAGGACGGCCTGATCGACGATAACGGCTACGTCATCAACGACATCACCACCGAAATGCTGGTGCGCCAGGCGATGGCCCAGGCAGATGCCGGCGTGGACGTGGTGGCGCCATCGGACATGATGGACGGCCGCATCGGCGCCATCCGCCAGGCACTGGAAGAAAAGAACCACATCCACACGCGCATCATGGCGTATTCGGCGAAGTACGCGTCAGCCTTCTACGGCCCGTTCCGCGACGCCGTCGGCTCGGCGAAAAACCTGGGCAAGGGCGACAAGAACCAGTACCAGATGGACCCGGCCAACAGCGACGAAGCGCTGCGCGAAGTGGCCGGCGACCTGCAGGAAGGCGCCGACATGGTCATGGTCAAGCCGGGCATGCCGTACCTCGACATCGTGCGCCGCGTGAAGGACGAATTCAAGGTACCGACATTCGCCTACCAGGTCAGCGGCGAGTACGCGATGATCAAGGCGGCCGCGCAGAATGGCTGGCTCGATCACGACAAGGTGATGATGGAGGCCATGCTGGCCTTTAAACGTGCCGGCGCCGATGGCGTCTTGACATATTTTGCGATCGATATCGCGCGCAAGCTGAAACAGGGATAA
- the yihA gene encoding ribosome biogenesis GTP-binding protein YihA/YsxC, whose product MSKLWQARFFTTVNHLRDLPRTTVPEIAFAGRSNAGKSTAINILCNQKGLAFASKTPGRTQHINFFSIGGAHVAMHRKDETNQAEIRCLLADLPGYGYAEVSGDAKLHWQRLLGDYVQRREQLAALVLIMDARRPFTDLDIQMLEWFAPSGKPIHCILTKADKLNRNESVNILRQTQAKLDSYVDEDGVGFPFTVQLFSALKRIGIEEATAKIEQLVGLDIDPPTPEDLDPPEAPDDEQ is encoded by the coding sequence ATGTCCAAGCTCTGGCAAGCCCGCTTCTTTACGACCGTCAATCATCTGCGTGACCTCCCCCGAACGACGGTTCCCGAAATCGCTTTCGCGGGCCGCTCGAATGCCGGAAAATCCACTGCAATCAATATCCTGTGCAACCAGAAGGGCCTGGCGTTCGCGTCCAAGACACCGGGCCGCACGCAGCACATCAACTTTTTCTCCATCGGCGGCGCCCACGTGGCAATGCACCGGAAGGATGAGACGAACCAGGCCGAAATACGTTGCCTGCTGGCCGATTTGCCAGGGTACGGCTACGCCGAAGTATCGGGGGACGCCAAGTTGCACTGGCAGCGCCTGTTGGGCGATTATGTACAACGCCGCGAACAGCTGGCCGCGCTGGTCCTCATCATGGACGCGCGCCGCCCGTTCACGGACCTGGATATCCAGATGCTGGAATGGTTTGCCCCCAGCGGCAAGCCGATCCACTGCATCCTCACCAAGGCCGACAAGCTCAATCGCAACGAGTCCGTCAACATCCTGCGCCAGACGCAGGCAAAGCTGGACAGCTATGTCGACGAGGATGGCGTGGGCTTCCCGTTCACCGTGCAGCTGTTCTCGGCGCTCAAGCGCATCGGTATCGAGGAAGCGACGGCGAAGATCGAGCAGTTGGTCGGCCTGGATATCGACCCGCCCACACCGGAAGACCTGGATCCGCCGGAAGCGCCCGACGACGAACAATGA
- a CDS encoding c-type cytochrome, with protein MNRAFTPVVHSIFTALMFVSGAAFAADAAHPAAAAKVDPAKGSSLYTDGDNARGLPACVSCHGAAGNSTIAANPKLAGQPESYLYKQLVDFTTPERQNPVMTMYAKMLTDAEKKNIAAWLSTQGSKPGAAKNKDTVEWGKTIYRGGIADKKIPACASCHGPAGAGNPARYPRIGGQHQDYTIAQLEGFKGKGRKNSAEMTTIAERMSSDEIKAVADYVAGLK; from the coding sequence ATGAATCGTGCGTTTACACCGGTGGTACATTCCATATTCACAGCGTTGATGTTCGTTTCGGGCGCAGCCTTCGCTGCAGACGCCGCCCACCCTGCCGCGGCGGCCAAAGTCGATCCGGCCAAGGGCTCGTCCTTGTACACCGATGGCGACAACGCGCGCGGCCTGCCCGCCTGCGTGTCCTGCCACGGTGCCGCGGGCAACTCCACCATCGCCGCCAATCCGAAGCTGGCGGGCCAGCCGGAATCGTACCTGTACAAGCAGCTGGTCGACTTCACGACGCCGGAGCGCCAGAATCCCGTGATGACGATGTACGCCAAGATGCTGACGGACGCGGAGAAGAAGAACATCGCCGCCTGGCTGTCCACGCAGGGCTCGAAACCGGGCGCCGCGAAGAACAAGGACACCGTCGAATGGGGCAAGACCATCTATCGCGGCGGCATCGCGGACAAGAAAATCCCGGCCTGCGCCAGCTGCCACGGTCCCGCGGGGGCAGGCAACCCGGCCCGCTACCCGCGCATCGGCGGCCAGCACCAGGACTACACGATCGCCCAGCTGGAGGGCTTCAAGGGCAAGGGCCGCAAGAACAGCGCCGAGATGACGACGATCGCCGAGCGCATGTCCAGCGACGAGATCAAGGCGGTCGCCGATTACGTGGCGGGCCTGAAGTAA
- a CDS encoding cytochrome c biogenesis protein ResB: MSTTSTTGIRLHTRRPAVNEAIELLSSMRFAIALLVMIAIAAIIGTIMQQNQPMPNYINQFGPFWFDVFDKLGLYAVYSAWWFLLMMAFLVTSTSLCIFRNAPKMMKDMRSWRENVREQSLRNFHHKAEWQSPLARLALAQQTAARLGHAGYQARIVEKDGGTLVAAKRGAANKFGYIFAHSAIVVICVGGLLDSDMPIRIQEWVLGKEPFKGNGIIADIPAKHRLGLGNPTFRGNAMIPEGQASDTAIVPRADGVLIQPLPFTIELKRFNIEFYSTGMPKLFASEVVVRDHETKQTFPATIEVNKPLIYRGLAVYQSSFEDGGSKLKMTGFPMTGPQSAKFEMNGEVGGSTKLDDAYTVEWSDFRPFNVENMASRDARDVRKGESFDNAFANGLSRQLGSAAKNANNKDLKNVGPSVQYKLRDKTGQAREFQNYMQPVTVDGATVFLSGVRATPAEPFSYLRIPADDEHSVRDWMRLRAALHNPELRGQAAQAYARRAMPQSSRAEAMESQLALSALKSMEIFAGNAQSAGFMAVSRFLEKVPAAEQEKAADIFMKILNGTLWELWQVARAKDGLAPAAADEPHARFLQLATNALSDSAFYGAPVYLQLDEFTQVKASVFQITRSPGKAVVYLGCALLVLGVFSMFYIRERRLWVWIRDDGQGAHALMAMSTQRKTLDFDNEFDALKKNLPKTA; encoded by the coding sequence ATGAGCACCACCTCGACCACCGGTATCCGCCTGCACACCCGCCGTCCCGCCGTGAACGAAGCCATCGAGCTGCTGTCGTCGATGCGTTTTGCCATCGCGCTGCTCGTGATGATCGCGATTGCCGCCATCATCGGCACGATCATGCAGCAGAACCAGCCCATGCCGAACTACATCAACCAGTTCGGCCCTTTCTGGTTCGACGTGTTCGACAAACTGGGGCTGTATGCCGTCTACTCGGCGTGGTGGTTCCTGCTGATGATGGCGTTCCTCGTCACGTCGACGTCGCTGTGCATCTTCCGCAATGCGCCCAAGATGATGAAGGACATGCGCAGCTGGCGCGAGAACGTGCGCGAGCAGTCGCTGCGCAATTTCCATCACAAGGCCGAATGGCAATCGCCGCTGGCGCGCCTGGCGCTGGCGCAGCAGACGGCGGCGCGCCTCGGCCACGCGGGCTACCAGGCCAGGATCGTCGAGAAGGACGGCGGCACCCTGGTGGCTGCCAAGCGCGGCGCGGCCAACAAGTTCGGCTACATCTTCGCGCACAGCGCCATCGTCGTCATCTGCGTGGGCGGCCTGCTCGATTCGGATATGCCGATCCGCATCCAGGAATGGGTGCTGGGCAAGGAGCCGTTCAAGGGCAACGGCATCATTGCCGACATCCCCGCGAAACACCGTCTCGGTCTCGGTAACCCCACGTTCCGCGGCAACGCCATGATCCCGGAAGGGCAGGCCAGCGACACGGCCATCGTGCCGCGCGCCGATGGGGTGCTGATCCAGCCGCTGCCGTTCACCATCGAACTGAAAAGATTCAATATCGAGTTCTACAGCACCGGAATGCCGAAGCTGTTTGCCAGCGAAGTGGTGGTGCGCGACCATGAAACGAAGCAGACCTTCCCTGCCACGATCGAAGTGAACAAGCCGCTGATCTACAGGGGCCTGGCCGTCTACCAGTCCAGCTTCGAGGACGGCGGCAGCAAGCTGAAAATGACGGGCTTCCCGATGACGGGGCCGCAATCGGCGAAGTTCGAGATGAACGGCGAAGTGGGCGGGTCGACGAAACTGGACGACGCCTACACCGTCGAATGGTCCGACTTCCGTCCGTTCAACGTGGAGAACATGGCCAGTCGCGACGCGCGCGACGTCAGGAAAGGCGAGAGCTTCGACAACGCGTTTGCCAATGGTCTCAGCAGGCAGCTGGGCTCCGCGGCCAAGAACGCCAACAACAAGGACCTGAAAAACGTCGGCCCCAGCGTGCAGTACAAGCTGCGCGACAAGACGGGGCAGGCGCGCGAATTCCAGAACTACATGCAGCCCGTCACCGTCGATGGCGCGACCGTGTTCCTGTCCGGCGTGCGCGCCACCCCGGCCGAGCCGTTCAGCTACCTGCGCATCCCTGCGGATGACGAGCACAGTGTGCGCGACTGGATGCGCCTGCGCGCCGCGCTGCACAACCCGGAGTTGCGCGGCCAGGCCGCGCAGGCCTACGCCCGCCGCGCGATGCCGCAATCGAGCCGCGCCGAGGCGATGGAATCGCAGCTGGCGCTGTCGGCGCTGAAAAGCATGGAGATCTTTGCCGGCAATGCGCAGTCGGCCGGCTTCATGGCCGTCAGCCGCTTCCTGGAAAAGGTCCCGGCCGCCGAGCAGGAAAAAGCGGCGGACATCTTCATGAAGATTTTGAACGGCACGTTGTGGGAGTTGTGGCAGGTCGCGCGCGCGAAGGACGGCCTGGCGCCTGCCGCGGCGGACGAGCCCCACGCGCGGTTCCTGCAGCTGGCGACCAATGCCTTGTCGGACAGCGCTTTCTACGGCGCGCCGGTCTACCTGCAACTGGACGAATTCACGCAGGTAAAGGCCTCCGTGTTCCAAATCACGCGCTCGCCCGGCAAGGCCGTCGTCTACCTGGGCTGCGCGCTGCTGGTGCTGGGCGTGTTCTCGATGTTCTATATCCGCGAGCGCCGGCTGTGGGTGTGGATCCGCGATGACGGGCAGGGCGCCCATGCGCTGATGGCGATGAGCACGCAGCGCAAGACGCTGGACTTCGACAACGAGTTCGACGCATTGAAGAAAAACCTGCCGAAGACGGCGTAA